The Arthrobacter sp. PM3 genome contains the following window.
CCGCGGCCCTGTCCACCATCACATTCATCATCATCTTCCTGGTCGCTTTCATCTTCGTCCGCTTCCTNGGAGCGAACGTCGTGGAGCANCAGACCGGGACAGGTAAGGGGAAGAAATGACCGCCGCAACGAGCGCCGCGACCGAACTCCGCGCCGCACAGGACCGGGGGCGCCAGGCGGCCCGGAACCGCGAAAAGTGGGCCCACGCCCGCACCTACCTCAGNGCGGCCGTGATCCTCATCTGGTGTCTGGCCCCGGCCTACTGGATGGTCGTGACCGCGTTCCGCGACGTCGGCTACACCTACGACACCACCCTGGTCCCGACCCACATCACGCTGGACAACTTCAANACAGCCTTCGACACCTCGTTCGGCAACCACTTCGGCCAGGCCCTGCTCAACAGCCTCTTCATCGGCACCGTCGTGACCCTGGTGTCGCTGCTGATCGGCGTGTTCGCCGCGTACGCGCTGGCCCGGCTGAACTTCCGGTTCAAGTACCTCGTGCTCGGCTTCATCCTGGGAGCCTCGATGTTCCCCGGCGTCGCCCTCATCACGCCGCTGTTCCAGCTCTTCACGAACATCGGCTGGATGGGCACCTACCAGGCCCTGATCATCCCGAACATCTCGTTCGTGCTNCCGCTGACCGTCTACACCATGACCTCCTTCTTCCGC
Protein-coding sequences here:
- a CDS encoding carbohydrate ABC transporter permease, with protein sequence MTAATSAATELRAAQDRGRQAARNREKWAHARTYLXAAVILIWCLAPAYWMVVTAFRDVGYTYDTTLVPTHITLDNFXTAFDTSFGNHFGQALLNSLFIGTVVTLVSLLIGVFAAYALARLNFRFKYLVLGFILGASMFPGVALITPLFQLFTNIGWMGTYQALIIPNISFVLPLTVYTMTSFFREMPWELEESARVDGCTQGQAFRRVIMPLAAPAIFTTAILAFISSWNEFLIASQLSSDATQPVTVAIASFAGAQPNQIPYTAIMAAGTIVTIPLVILVLVFQRKIVAGLTAGAVK